Proteins encoded together in one Labrus mixtus chromosome 18, fLabMix1.1, whole genome shotgun sequence window:
- the bcl11ba gene encoding BAF chromatin remodeling complex subunit BCL11B a: protein MSRRKQGNPQHLSQREITAEVEHHDGGLLSDCLPPHPLMLPPHPLDPSLGHALPPGLHADHDLLTCGQCQLSLPLGDILLFIEHKKKQCTSPLLPNGCYDKMNERGGGGGGSPAHHTIHHHAQRAELRKVVEPVEIGIQVTPEEEEEEGGRRGRGREGGERRERTPIKGICPKQENHTLTGGRNEPSSYTCTTCKQPFPSAWFLLQHVQNTHGIRIYLESNPSSAALTPRISMPPPMGNDSIPQSPLTNFLGDNNPFHLLRMTGPLLREPPPGFVENRLPNTPPFISPPPRHHLDPHRLERLSAEEMGLISQHPSAFERVMRLTPMAMESQSMDFSRRLRELAGNNNSTTPPLSPSRANPMHRLLNPNPFQPGPKSPFLSTPPLPPMPPNSTTPPQNQNKVKSCEFCGKTFKFQSNLVVHRRSHTGEKPYKCQLCDHACSQASKLKRHMKTHMHKAGSLTGRSDDGLSTTSSPEPGTSDVTGEGMKNRDGDFQGEGNEEEEEEEEEEELENESRPESNFSMESEFYRNRENGSKLPSDDKSSFSLDKMVDNGGLNSIQQYNNLIVDNRKRMPFSKRCSDIPRDTGDEDLVAGEMDHQREERTTINGRNCGSGDSFSGLFPRKPNPITSPSLSNSSNKRIKIEKDLDIPQAPHIPSENVYSQWLVGYAASRHFIKDPFLGFTDSRQSPFATSSEHSSENGSLRFSTPPGDLLDGGLSGRSGTASGGSTPHLSGGSGRPGSKDSRRCDTCEYCGKVFKNCSNLTVHRRSHTGERPYKCELCNYACAQSSKLTRHMKTHGQMGKEVYRCDICQMPFSVYSTLEKHMKKWHGEHLMTNEVKIEQAERTSDSTH, encoded by the exons CCGAGGTTGAGCATCACGATGGAGGCCTGCTCTCGGACTGCCTCCCCCCTCACCCTCTCATGCTCCCACCTCACCCGTTGGATCCCAGTCTGGGCCACGCCCTCCCCCCCGGCCTGCACGCCGACCACGACCTGCTGACATGCGGCCAGTGTCAGCTGAGCCTGCCGCTGGGCgacatcctcctcttcatcgaGCACAAGAAGAAGCAGTGCACGTCGCCGCTGCTGCCCAACGGCTGCTACGACAAGATGAacgagcgaggaggaggaggaggagggagcccCGCCCACCACACGATCCATCACCACGCTCAGAGGGCGGAGCTTAGGAAGGTAGTGGAGCCCGTGGAGATCGGCATCCAGGTgacacctgaggaggaggaggaggaaggtggaagacgaggacgaggacgagagggaggggaaaggagagagaggacgcCCATCAAAGGAATCTGCCCCAAACAGGAAAACCACACACTGACAG GCGGCAGGAATGAGCCTTCCAGCTACACCTGCACCACCTGCAAGCAGCCGTTCCCGAGTGCCTGGTTCCTGCTGCAGCACGTTCAGAACACCCACGGCATCAGGATCTACCTGGAGTCCAACCCCTCCAGCGCCGCCCTCACACCCCGCATCTCCATGCCTCCCCCCATGGGCAACGACTCCATCCCGCAGTCCCCCCTCACCAACTTCCTGGGAGACAACAACCCCTTCCACCTCCTGAGGATGACGGGCCCTCTGCTCCGGGAGCCACCCCCAGGCTTTGTGGAGAACCGCCTCCCCAACACGCCTCCGTTCATTAGTCCGCCTCCCCGCCACCACCTGGATCCCCACAGACTGGAACGCCTGAGTGCAGAGGAAATGGGCTTGATCTCCCAGCACCCCAGTGCCTTTGAGCGGGTGATGCGTCTGACGCCCATGGCCATGGAGTCCCAGTCTATGGACTTCTCTCGGAGGCTCCGAGAGCTGGCAGGGAACAACAACAGCACCACGCCCCCCCTGTCACCCAGCAGGGCCAACCCTATGCATCGACTACTAAACCCCAACCCCTTCCAACCTGGGCCAAAATCACCTTTTCTGAGCACGCCCCCCCTACCGCCAATGCCCCCAAACAGCACCACCCCTCCCCAGAACCAGAACAAGGTCAAGTCCTGTGAGTTCTGTGGAAAGACCTTCAAGTTTCAAAGCAACCTGGTGGTCCACCGCCGCAGCCATACAGGAGAAAAACCATACAAGTGCCAGCTGTGTGACCACGCCTGCTCTCAGGCCAGCAAGCTGAAGAGACACATGAAGACCCACATGCACAAAGCTGGATCTTTGACGGGACGCTCAGACGATGGACTATCCACCACCAGCTCTCCAGAGCCGGGCACCAGCGATGTCACAGGGGAGGGCATGAAGAACCGTGATGGGGACTTCCAGGGGGAAGgcaatgaggaggaagaggaggaggaggaggaagaagagttgGAGAACGAGAGTAGACCAGAATCAAACTTCAGCATGGAGTCTGAGTTCTACAGGAACCGGGAGAACGGCTCCAAACTGCCCTCAGATGACAAATCCTCTTTCTCCTTAGACAAGATGGTGGACAATGGAGGACTCAACTCTATACAGCAGTACAATAACCTGATCGTTGACAATCGTAAAAGGATGCCCTTCTCCAAGAGGTGCTCCGACATCCCACGGGACACTGGGGACGAGGACTTGGTGGCTGGGGAGATGGACCACCAGCGGGAAGAGAGGACAACCATTAACGGCCGGAACTGTGGGTCCGGTGACTCTTTCTCAGGCCTATTCCCCCGTAAGCCCAACCCCATCACCAGCCCCAGCCTGTCCAACTCCTCCAATAAGAGGATCAAGATTGAGAAGGACTTGGACATCCCACAGGCCCCCCACATCCCCTCTGAGAACGTCTACTCCCAGTGGTTGGTGGGCTACGCCGCCTCGCGCCACTTCATCAAAGACCCTTTCCTTGGCTTCACTGACTCCAGACAATCGCCCTTTGCCACTTCCTCCGAGCACTCGTCCGAGAACGGCAGCCTACGGTTCTCCACACCTCCGGGTGACCTCCTGGATGGCGGCCTCTCGGGCAGAAGTGGCACCGCCAGCGGGGGCAGCACGCCTCACCTGAGCGGAGGTTCCGGCCGACCCGGCTCCAAGGACAGCAGGAGGTGTGACACGTGTGAGTATTGTGGCAAGGTGTTCAAGAACTGTAGCAACCTGACGGTGCACCGGCGCAGCCACACCGGAGAGCGCCCCTACAAGTGCGAGCTGTGCAACTACGCCTGCGCCCAGAGCTCAAAGCTCACGCGCCACATGAAGACACACGGGCAGATGGGGAAAGAGGTGTACCGCTGTGACATTTGTCAAATGCCCTTCAGCGTGTACAGCACTCTggagaaacacatgaaaaagtGGCACGGAGAACATTTGATGACCAACGAGGTCAAAATCGAACAAGCAGAGAGAACCTCAGACTCCACACACTGA